A region of Rhizorhabdus wittichii RW1 DNA encodes the following proteins:
- a CDS encoding single-strand binding protein (TIGRFAM: single-strand binding protein~PFAM: single-strand binding protein/Primosomal replication protein n): MAGSVNKVILVGNLGRDPESRSFQNGGKVVNLRVATSEQWKDRNTGERRDKTEWHSVAIFNEALANVAERYLRKGSKVYLEGQLQTRKWTDQQGQERYSTEVVLQGFNAVMVLLDRAEGGGGGNFGGGGGGAMGGGSGGGGGWGDDDGYGSGAGFGGGASSGGNFGGGTRGGSSGGAARKSDPFDAGDLDDDVPF, from the coding sequence GTGGCAGGCAGCGTGAACAAGGTCATCCTGGTCGGCAATCTGGGTCGCGACCCCGAGTCGCGGAGCTTCCAGAACGGCGGCAAGGTGGTGAACCTGCGCGTCGCGACATCGGAGCAGTGGAAGGATCGCAACACCGGCGAGCGCCGCGACAAGACCGAGTGGCATTCGGTCGCGATCTTCAACGAAGCGCTCGCCAACGTCGCCGAGCGTTATCTGCGCAAGGGCAGCAAGGTCTATCTCGAAGGCCAGCTCCAGACCCGCAAATGGACCGACCAGCAGGGCCAGGAGCGCTATTCGACCGAGGTCGTGCTCCAGGGCTTCAACGCCGTGATGGTGCTGCTCGACCGTGCCGAGGGCGGCGGCGGCGGCAATTTCGGCGGCGGCGGCGGCGGCGCGATGGGCGGCGGCTCGGGCGGCGGTGGCGGCTGGGGCGATGACGACGGCTATGGCAGCGGCGCCGGCTTCGGCGGCGGCGCCTCCAGTGGCGGCAATTTCGGCGGCGGCACCCGGGGCGGGAGCAGCGGCGGCGCCGCGCGCAAGTCCGACCCGTTCGACGCCGGCGACCTCGACGACGACGTTCCCTTCTAA
- a CDS encoding Capsule polysaccharide biosynthesis protein (PFAM: Capsule polysaccharide biosynthesis protein), with amino-acid sequence MRLLAPVLRSPPFPGTPADTAAVSRAARLPAPRGELSAAEIERARRLAEQIAAERIGGDFWSPGAANVWTRIAAGSPVAAQGDDEAGLLAWIAGAEVDWLSDGRFADIARDGASDPLERAITCWLIDAADYRDPYSGRPVSIEAAVEQLAFWRQTIDHNRGIAVAAGIAGWKRREVEAMLWPGEPLHFARSADDAVRAARTVAGMIAVWPSKAPRGLDAEAAAHGVAVHPVEDGFLRSTGLGSDCHPPHSIILDREGLHLDPNRPSELERLIATPIDNPVLIARAERLMRDLVEKGISKYASGGRPYERPVKGRRLVLVTGQVEDDLSVRLGAAGVEGNLDLIRRARAAEPDAFLIFKPHPDVDAGHRRGAVPDAEALAHVDLVLRDVPMASLLDSVDAIHVLTSLSGFEALIRGCEVVTHGQPFYAGWGLTRDMAPPIERRRGRNITKAQLVAATLIQYPRYLDPVTKLPCPPEILVERLAAQPVPQETILTRLRRLQGRLRRGLAAAGGRA; translated from the coding sequence ATGAGACTCCTCGCGCCGGTCCTTCGGTCCCCTCCCTTTCCGGGCACGCCGGCCGACACCGCGGCGGTGAGCCGCGCCGCGCGGCTGCCGGCGCCGCGCGGCGAGCTTTCGGCAGCCGAGATCGAGCGGGCGCGGCGGCTGGCGGAGCAGATCGCGGCGGAACGGATCGGCGGCGACTTCTGGAGCCCCGGCGCCGCCAATGTCTGGACGCGGATCGCCGCCGGATCGCCGGTCGCCGCGCAGGGCGACGACGAGGCCGGGCTGCTCGCCTGGATCGCGGGGGCCGAGGTCGACTGGCTGAGCGACGGCCGCTTCGCCGACATCGCCCGCGACGGCGCCTCCGATCCGCTCGAACGCGCGATCACCTGCTGGCTGATCGACGCCGCCGACTATCGCGATCCCTATTCGGGCCGGCCCGTGTCGATCGAGGCGGCGGTCGAGCAGCTCGCCTTCTGGCGCCAGACGATCGACCATAATCGCGGCATCGCCGTCGCCGCCGGCATCGCCGGATGGAAGCGGCGCGAGGTGGAGGCGATGCTGTGGCCTGGCGAGCCGCTGCATTTCGCCCGCTCGGCCGACGACGCGGTCCGCGCCGCCCGCACCGTTGCGGGCATGATCGCGGTGTGGCCGTCCAAGGCGCCGCGCGGGCTCGATGCCGAGGCGGCCGCGCACGGCGTCGCCGTCCATCCGGTCGAGGACGGCTTCCTGCGCTCGACCGGGCTGGGCAGCGACTGCCATCCGCCCCATTCGATCATCCTCGACCGCGAGGGGCTCCACCTCGATCCCAATCGCCCGTCCGAGTTGGAGCGGCTGATCGCCACCCCGATCGACAACCCCGTGCTGATCGCCCGCGCCGAGCGGCTGATGCGCGACCTGGTCGAGAAGGGGATCAGCAAATATGCCAGCGGCGGCCGCCCCTATGAGCGGCCGGTCAAGGGCCGCCGGCTGGTGCTCGTCACCGGCCAGGTCGAGGACGATCTGTCGGTCCGTCTCGGCGCGGCGGGGGTCGAGGGCAATCTCGACCTGATCCGGCGCGCCCGCGCCGCCGAGCCCGACGCCTTCCTGATCTTCAAGCCGCATCCCGACGTCGATGCCGGCCACCGGCGCGGCGCCGTCCCCGACGCGGAGGCGCTCGCCCATGTCGACCTGGTGCTGCGCGACGTGCCGATGGCATCGCTGCTCGACAGCGTCGACGCGATCCACGTGCTCACCTCGCTATCGGGATTCGAGGCGCTGATCCGCGGCTGCGAGGTTGTTACGCATGGGCAACCCTTCTATGCAGGTTGGGGATTGACGCGGGACATGGCTCCGCCCATTGAACGGCGACGGGGCCGCAACATAACGAAAGCGCAGCTTGTGGCGGCAACCTTGATCCAGTACCCGCGCTACCTCGATCCGGTCACCAAGCTCCCCTGCCCTCCCGAAATACTGGTCGAGCGGCTCGCGGCCCAACCCGTTCCCCAGGAGACGATCCTGACCCGGCTGCGGCGGTTGCAGGGACGGCTGCGGCGCGGCCTCGCCGCCGCGGGAGGCCGGGCATGA
- a CDS encoding Capsule polysaccharide biosynthesis protein (PFAM: Capsule polysaccharide biosynthesis protein), whose protein sequence is MKLHDIAKQRFLFLQGPPGPFFDRLGAALRELGHAVHRINLNAGDAASWTGPAIDYRGTAERWPSFVDDYLVQHAITDVILFGDCRPLHNAARGMARLRGVRVHVFEEGYIRPDWATLELDGVNGHSSLPRDPKWYLDAARTLPPLAKLPTVPSRFRRRAQEATSYYARTSIGRWRFPHYKSHRDRSAPAEALGWLKQFALRSVHEEQAETALATLEGKRYFALPLQLSSDHQIRVHSLFGTMQAGASYVIESFARSAPGDTYLLVKEHPLDSSLFSWRRFIRREARRLNVEDRVLFAKGGKIDDIVENSLGVVTVNSTTGTLALACGIPVIALGQAVYNIPGITFEGPLDAFWSNPTPPDPRIWDAFSRVLQARCLVYGGFASDEGIEMLVEGSIARLVEASKIIDLSRYLEGTAQAAE, encoded by the coding sequence ATGAAGCTGCACGACATCGCCAAGCAGCGCTTCCTGTTCCTGCAGGGTCCCCCCGGTCCCTTCTTCGACCGGCTCGGAGCGGCGCTGCGCGAGCTGGGCCATGCCGTCCATCGCATCAACCTCAACGCCGGCGACGCCGCGTCCTGGACCGGCCCCGCGATCGACTATCGCGGCACCGCCGAGCGCTGGCCGAGCTTCGTCGACGACTATCTGGTCCAGCATGCGATCACCGACGTGATCCTGTTCGGCGACTGCCGCCCGCTCCACAACGCCGCGCGCGGCATGGCGCGGCTGCGCGGCGTGCGCGTCCACGTCTTCGAGGAAGGCTATATCCGCCCCGACTGGGCGACGCTGGAGCTCGACGGCGTCAACGGCCACAGCTCGCTGCCGCGCGATCCCAAATGGTATCTCGACGCGGCGCGGACCCTGCCGCCGCTCGCCAAGCTGCCGACCGTGCCGTCGCGCTTCCGGCGGCGCGCGCAGGAGGCCACCAGCTATTATGCGCGGACCTCGATCGGCCGCTGGCGCTTCCCGCACTACAAGTCGCACCGCGACCGCTCCGCCCCGGCCGAGGCGCTCGGCTGGCTCAAGCAGTTCGCGCTGCGCAGCGTCCATGAGGAGCAGGCCGAGACCGCGCTCGCGACGCTCGAGGGCAAGCGCTATTTCGCGCTGCCGCTCCAGCTCTCGTCGGACCACCAGATCCGCGTCCATTCGCTGTTCGGCACGATGCAGGCGGGCGCCTCCTATGTGATCGAGAGCTTCGCCCGCTCGGCGCCCGGCGACACCTATCTACTCGTCAAGGAACATCCGCTCGACAGCAGCCTGTTCAGCTGGCGCCGCTTCATCCGGCGCGAGGCGCGGCGGCTCAACGTCGAGGACCGGGTGCTCTTCGCCAAGGGCGGCAAGATCGACGACATCGTCGAGAATTCGCTGGGCGTCGTCACCGTCAACAGCACCACCGGCACGCTGGCGCTGGCCTGCGGCATCCCGGTGATCGCGCTGGGCCAGGCGGTCTACAACATCCCCGGCATCACCTTCGAAGGTCCGCTCGACGCCTTCTGGAGCAACCCGACCCCGCCCGACCCGCGCATCTGGGACGCCTTCTCGCGCGTGCTCCAGGCCCGCTGCCTCGTCTATGGCGGCTTCGCCAGCGACGAGGGGATCGAGATGCTGGTCGAGGGATCGATCGCCCGCCTGGTCGAAGCGTCGAAGATCATCGACCTGAGCCGCTATCTGGAAGGCACCGCGCAGGCCGCGGAGTAA
- a CDS encoding GCN5-related N-acetyltransferase (PFAM: GCN5-related N-acetyltransferase) has product MTSAPRRPQSGGMTATIRIARPEDAAALAALKLRTFRETFLEEGFAIPYPPADRAIFETASYSAPAVAAELADPARRTWVADAGDRLLGYAQVGPCKLPHPEAGEAQGELYQLYVLREAQGMKLGKALLDAALGHLAEARPGPVWLGVWSGNDKAQAVYAARGFEKVGDYRFKVGSWYDEEYILRKDR; this is encoded by the coding sequence TTGACCTCGGCCCCCCGTCGCCCCCAGTCAGGCGGGATGACCGCAACGATCCGCATCGCCCGGCCCGAGGACGCCGCCGCGCTGGCCGCGCTCAAGCTCCGCACCTTTCGCGAGACCTTCCTGGAGGAAGGCTTCGCCATCCCCTATCCTCCCGCCGATCGCGCAATCTTCGAGACGGCGTCCTATTCGGCGCCGGCGGTCGCGGCGGAGCTCGCCGATCCGGCCCGGCGGACCTGGGTGGCCGATGCCGGCGACCGGCTGCTCGGCTATGCGCAGGTGGGCCCGTGCAAGCTGCCGCACCCCGAGGCGGGCGAAGCGCAGGGCGAACTCTACCAACTCTACGTGCTGCGCGAGGCGCAGGGGATGAAGCTTGGCAAGGCGCTGCTCGACGCCGCGCTCGGCCACCTCGCCGAGGCGCGGCCGGGGCCGGTGTGGCTCGGCGTCTGGTCGGGCAACGACAAGGCGCAGGCGGTCTATGCGGCGCGCGGTTTCGAGAAGGTCGGCGACTACCGCTTCAAGGTCGGCAGCTGGTATGACGAGGAATATATCCTGCGGAAGGATCGCTGA
- a CDS encoding SSU ribosomal protein S1P (TIGRFAM: ribosomal protein S1~PFAM: RNA binding S1 domain protein), with product MATMANPTRDDFAAMLNQTLGGENEGFEGRVVKGTVTAIENDMAVIDVGLKSEGRVALREFAPAPGQKADLKVGDEVEVYVDRVENVHGEAMLSRDRARREAAWDKLEAEFSQSSRVEGVIFGRVKGGFTVDLNGAVAFLPGSQVDIRPVRDVTPLMDIPQPFQILKMDRRRGNIVVSRRAVLEETRAEQRSGLIQSLHEGQVIEGVVKNITDYGAFVDLGGIDGLLHVTDLSYKRVGHPNEMINIGDVVKVQIIRINKDTQRISLGMKQLESDPWEGAAAKYPIGGKFTGRVTNITEYGAFVELEPGIEGLVHVSEMSWTKKNVHPGKIVSTSQEVEVVILEVDADKRRISLGLKQAITNPWEAFAEAHPVGSVVEGEVKNATEFGLFVGLDNDVDGMVHMSDIAWGVTGEEALSLHHKGETVKAIVLDIDSEKERISLGIKQLERGGVGAATADGSKLNKNAVVTVTVLAITDGGLEVQAGDDGAAGFIKRSDLGRDRDEQRPERFQVGQKFDAMVTGFDRSKKPTFSVKAMQIAEEKQAVAQYGSSDSGASLGDILGEALKARQNS from the coding sequence ATGGCCACTATGGCAAACCCGACCCGCGACGATTTCGCGGCTATGCTCAATCAGACCCTCGGCGGCGAGAATGAAGGCTTCGAAGGCCGCGTCGTCAAGGGCACCGTCACCGCGATCGAAAACGACATGGCCGTCATCGACGTCGGCCTGAAGTCGGAAGGCCGCGTGGCGCTGCGCGAATTCGCGCCCGCGCCCGGCCAGAAGGCGGACCTGAAGGTCGGTGACGAGGTCGAGGTCTATGTCGACCGCGTCGAGAACGTCCATGGCGAAGCGATGCTCAGCCGCGACCGCGCCCGCCGCGAAGCCGCCTGGGACAAGCTCGAAGCCGAATTCTCGCAGTCCAGCCGCGTCGAGGGCGTGATCTTCGGCCGCGTCAAGGGCGGCTTCACCGTCGACCTGAACGGCGCCGTCGCCTTCCTGCCGGGCTCGCAGGTCGACATCCGCCCGGTCCGCGACGTCACCCCGCTGATGGACATCCCGCAGCCGTTCCAGATCCTGAAGATGGATCGCCGCCGCGGCAACATCGTCGTGTCGCGCCGCGCCGTCCTCGAAGAGACCCGCGCCGAGCAGCGTTCGGGCCTGATCCAGTCGCTCCATGAGGGCCAGGTGATCGAGGGTGTCGTCAAGAACATCACCGATTACGGCGCCTTCGTCGACCTGGGCGGCATCGACGGCCTGCTGCACGTCACCGACCTCAGCTACAAGCGCGTCGGCCACCCGAACGAGATGATCAACATCGGCGACGTCGTGAAGGTGCAGATCATCCGCATCAACAAGGACACGCAGCGCATCTCGCTCGGCATGAAGCAGCTCGAGAGCGATCCGTGGGAGGGTGCGGCCGCCAAGTACCCGATCGGCGGCAAGTTCACCGGCCGCGTCACCAACATCACCGAATATGGCGCCTTCGTCGAGCTCGAGCCGGGCATCGAGGGTCTGGTCCACGTCTCGGAGATGAGCTGGACCAAGAAGAACGTCCATCCGGGCAAGATCGTCTCGACCAGCCAGGAAGTCGAAGTCGTCATCCTCGAGGTCGACGCCGACAAGCGCCGCATCTCGCTGGGCCTCAAGCAGGCGATCACCAACCCGTGGGAGGCCTTCGCCGAAGCGCACCCGGTCGGCTCGGTGGTCGAGGGCGAGGTCAAGAACGCGACCGAGTTCGGCCTGTTCGTGGGCCTCGACAACGACGTCGACGGCATGGTCCACATGTCGGACATCGCCTGGGGCGTGACCGGCGAGGAAGCCCTGTCGCTCCACCACAAGGGCGAGACCGTCAAGGCGATCGTGCTCGACATCGACTCCGAGAAGGAGCGCATCTCGCTCGGCATCAAGCAGCTCGAGCGTGGCGGCGTCGGCGCGGCGACCGCGGACGGCTCGAAGCTCAACAAGAACGCGGTCGTCACCGTCACGGTCCTCGCGATCACCGACGGCGGTCTCGAGGTGCAGGCGGGTGACGACGGCGCCGCCGGCTTCATCAAGCGCAGCGACCTCGGCCGCGACCGCGACGAGCAGCGTCCGGAGCGCTTCCAGGTCGGCCAGAAGTTCGACGCGATGGTGACCGGCTTCGACCGGTCGAAGAAGCCGACCTTCTCGGTCAAGGCGATGCAGATCGCCGAAGAGAAGCAGGCCGTCGCGCAGTACGGCTCGTCGGACTCGGGCGCTTCGCTCGGCGACATCCTCGGCGAAGCCCTCAAGGCCCGCCAGAACAGCTAA
- a CDS encoding cytidylate kinase (TIGRFAM: cytidylate kinase~PFAM: cytidylate kinase region), giving the protein MIIAVDGPAASGKGTIAKALARHYGLPHLDTGLLYRAVGVSVERAGGDPADPADALAGCAFDPALLGDPALKTEAAGRAASLVSVHPPVRAALLDRQRAFAGQPGGAVLDGRDIGTVIAPHADAKLFVTASSLVRAERRFHELERMGAAVPFDAVMADILARDERDAGRSAAPLRQADDADLLDTSDLGIDAAVQRAISLVEARTADR; this is encoded by the coding sequence ATGATCATCGCGGTCGACGGGCCGGCGGCGTCGGGCAAGGGCACGATCGCCAAGGCGCTCGCGCGCCATTACGGGCTGCCGCATCTCGACACCGGGCTGCTCTACCGCGCGGTCGGCGTGTCGGTGGAGCGGGCGGGCGGCGATCCCGCCGATCCGGCCGACGCGCTCGCCGGCTGCGCCTTCGATCCCGCGCTGCTCGGCGATCCCGCGCTCAAGACCGAAGCGGCGGGCCGGGCGGCCTCGCTCGTCTCGGTCCATCCGCCGGTGCGCGCGGCGCTGCTCGATCGACAGCGCGCCTTCGCCGGCCAGCCGGGCGGGGCGGTGCTCGACGGGCGCGACATCGGCACGGTGATCGCGCCGCACGCCGACGCCAAGCTGTTCGTCACCGCCAGCAGCCTGGTGCGCGCCGAACGCCGCTTCCACGAGCTGGAGCGGATGGGCGCGGCCGTGCCGTTCGACGCGGTGATGGCCGACATCCTCGCCCGCGACGAACGCGATGCCGGGCGGTCTGCCGCACCGCTGCGGCAGGCCGACGATGCCGACTTGCTCGATACCAGCGATCTCGGTATAGACGCGGCCGTCCAACGGGCGATTTCGCTCGTGGAGGCCCGGACGGCGGACCGCTAG
- a CDS encoding 3-phosphoshikimate 1-carboxyvinyltransferase (TIGRFAM: 3-phosphoshikimate 1-carboxyvinyltransferase~PFAM: EPSP synthase (3-phosphoshikimate 1-carboxyvinyltransferase)) has protein sequence MKMNSRPPASAESLIAGRLAIAERRCQKPRPMHASSPRPASFSAPGPLRGSIAVPGDKSISHRALMLSALAIGESRVEGLLTGEDVLATAAAMRAMGASIERGDDDVWRIHGVGVGGLLQPEGALEMGNSGTSTRLLMGLVASHAITATFTGDASLSKRPMNRVIEPLSLMGADVTATPGGKGGTLPLMLRGISPAVPIDYRLPVASAQVKSAVLLAGLNTPGITRVIEPVATRDHSERMLRGFGAELEVEQDADGARIISIRGEAELQPQHIVVPGDPSSAAFPVVAALLVPGSAVTIANVGLNPTRAALFDVLRMMGGDIEFANPREVGGEPVADIVVRHSTLKGIETPVETVASMVDEYPILFVAAALAEGRTVARGLEELRVKESDRIAVMAEGLRAIGARVEELEDGLIIDGTGGDPLPGGATIAARLDHRIAMSFAVAGLVSKAAVTIDDMGPVATSFPGFTRLMGELGAVAA, from the coding sequence ATGAAGATGAATTCCCGGCCCCCCGCGTCAGCGGAAAGCCTGATCGCCGGGCGCCTTGCCATAGCGGAGCGCCGCTGTCAAAAGCCGCGCCCTATGCATGCCTCCTCGCCCCGACCCGCCAGCTTCTCGGCCCCCGGCCCGCTTCGCGGCAGCATCGCCGTGCCGGGCGACAAGTCGATCTCGCACCGCGCGCTGATGCTGTCGGCGCTGGCGATCGGCGAGAGCCGGGTCGAAGGGCTGCTGACCGGCGAGGACGTCCTCGCCACCGCCGCCGCCATGCGCGCCATGGGCGCGTCGATCGAGCGCGGCGACGACGATGTCTGGCGCATCCACGGCGTCGGCGTCGGCGGGCTGCTCCAGCCCGAGGGCGCGCTGGAGATGGGCAATTCGGGCACCTCGACCCGGCTGCTGATGGGCCTCGTCGCCAGCCACGCGATCACCGCCACCTTCACCGGCGACGCCTCGCTGTCGAAGCGGCCGATGAACCGGGTGATCGAGCCGCTGTCGCTGATGGGCGCCGACGTGACCGCCACCCCGGGCGGCAAGGGCGGCACGCTGCCGCTGATGCTGCGCGGGATCAGCCCGGCGGTGCCGATCGACTATCGGCTTCCGGTCGCCTCGGCGCAGGTCAAGTCGGCGGTGCTGCTCGCCGGGCTCAACACCCCCGGCATCACCCGGGTGATCGAGCCGGTCGCGACCCGCGACCATAGCGAGCGGATGCTCCGGGGCTTCGGCGCCGAGCTGGAGGTGGAGCAGGACGCCGACGGCGCGCGGATCATATCGATTCGCGGCGAGGCCGAGCTGCAGCCGCAGCATATCGTCGTGCCGGGCGATCCCTCCTCGGCCGCCTTCCCGGTGGTCGCGGCGCTGCTCGTGCCGGGGTCGGCGGTGACGATCGCCAATGTCGGCCTCAACCCCACCCGCGCCGCGCTGTTCGACGTGCTGCGGATGATGGGCGGCGACATCGAATTCGCCAATCCGCGTGAGGTCGGCGGGGAGCCGGTCGCCGACATCGTCGTGCGCCATTCGACCCTGAAGGGCATCGAGACCCCGGTCGAGACGGTCGCCTCGATGGTCGACGAATATCCGATCCTGTTCGTCGCGGCGGCGCTGGCCGAGGGGCGCACCGTCGCGCGCGGGCTGGAGGAGCTCCGGGTCAAGGAATCGGACCGGATCGCGGTGATGGCCGAGGGGCTGCGCGCGATCGGCGCCCGGGTCGAGGAGCTCGAGGACGGGCTGATCATCGACGGCACCGGCGGCGATCCGCTGCCGGGCGGCGCGACGATCGCCGCGCGACTCGACCATCGCATCGCGATGAGCTTCGCGGTCGCGGGGCTGGTGTCGAAGGCGGCGGTGACGATCGACGACATGGGCCCGGTCGCGACCAGCTTCCCGGGCTTCACCCGATTGATGGGCGAGCTGGGGGCGGTCGCGGCATGA
- a CDS encoding phage integrase family protein (PFAM: phage integrase family protein), which yields MGKPAGLTKRKGSSQYYFRMRCPKHLAGPGVRNEVLISLKTADRRQALMRLPDAREKAHRLFVNPPTKLEIVAAQPYRRWPDDPLWPLLDTADVLGMVQRYFQLGLIELDAEEHLTGALAPEALQRVAQDLDEQIAALRAAPDTEEEEDPVVGVAIGLLHEAGVRTPYASQPARLLREYLRRAMEQLLTIERARLHGDFSVTSTDPLFSIQPISASVHLPQMRHGPSSPRLVRIAIKEAADRYLKEVFQADRKNKTEERYRAEIKHIVSYFGEQTVLADLKRADSIEFRDIFAKLPPNFSKRLDDKVSIRDLAARRKPDDPVLAWETLDKYLSALNRFMRWAYKEEYTERAWDDLKPLSSKPDGSMAKFPFENDELRRIFNRPIYTGCKDDRNGFAKPGPNIVRRSRYWAPLIALFMGLRAGEILQLTPAHFRTSDAGTPFIVLTLDMRLKNENAQREIPVHPMLVRIGLLDWVARRREQPDDKLFPEVGLDVFQAESPTFSKRFRSDLKYFELGERRDKLSFHSFRHTFKRALDRAAVPEQEKDELCGWARGKKIGRRYGSGLEADVLKPHLEKVVYDLDLTHLLSHSRLCD from the coding sequence GTGGGCAAACCGGCGGGGCTGACAAAGCGCAAGGGCAGCAGCCAATACTACTTCCGGATGCGCTGTCCGAAGCATTTGGCTGGCCCGGGCGTTCGCAACGAAGTTTTGATCAGCCTTAAGACTGCCGATCGGCGGCAAGCCCTCATGCGGTTGCCGGATGCGCGGGAGAAGGCGCATCGCCTTTTTGTCAATCCGCCGACCAAATTGGAGATCGTCGCCGCTCAGCCATATCGCCGGTGGCCCGATGATCCTCTTTGGCCTCTCCTTGACACTGCCGACGTCCTCGGAATGGTCCAACGGTATTTTCAGCTTGGCCTCATCGAATTGGATGCCGAAGAGCACCTGACAGGCGCCTTGGCCCCGGAAGCGTTGCAACGGGTTGCACAAGATTTGGATGAGCAAATTGCCGCGCTGAGGGCCGCACCGGATACGGAGGAAGAAGAGGACCCGGTCGTAGGGGTGGCCATCGGCCTTCTTCACGAAGCGGGCGTGAGAACGCCCTATGCCAGTCAACCGGCGAGGCTGTTGCGAGAATATTTGCGCAGAGCGATGGAACAGCTTTTGACTATCGAACGGGCCCGATTGCATGGCGATTTTTCGGTAACGTCCACCGATCCGCTGTTTTCGATCCAGCCGATTTCCGCGTCAGTTCATCTCCCTCAGATGCGGCACGGGCCATCATCGCCAAGGCTGGTACGGATTGCGATCAAAGAGGCCGCCGACCGCTACCTCAAGGAAGTGTTCCAAGCCGATCGCAAAAACAAGACCGAGGAACGCTATCGCGCCGAGATCAAGCATATCGTCAGCTACTTCGGCGAGCAGACCGTTTTGGCGGATTTGAAGCGGGCTGACAGTATCGAGTTCAGAGATATCTTCGCCAAACTGCCTCCGAATTTCTCGAAGCGGCTCGATGATAAGGTCTCCATCCGTGATCTGGCGGCCAGGAGAAAGCCGGATGATCCGGTGCTGGCTTGGGAAACGCTGGATAAGTACCTCTCAGCGCTCAATCGCTTTATGCGCTGGGCCTACAAGGAAGAGTATACCGAGCGCGCGTGGGACGATCTCAAACCGCTAAGCAGCAAGCCGGACGGCTCGATGGCAAAGTTTCCTTTCGAGAACGACGAGCTGCGCCGCATCTTCAATCGGCCGATCTACACCGGTTGCAAGGACGACAGGAACGGCTTTGCCAAACCCGGACCGAACATCGTTCGCCGGAGCCGCTACTGGGCACCATTGATCGCCCTGTTCATGGGGCTGCGAGCGGGCGAAATCCTACAACTCACCCCAGCGCACTTCCGCACTTCGGACGCGGGAACCCCTTTCATCGTATTGACGCTCGACATGCGGCTCAAAAACGAAAATGCCCAGCGCGAGATACCCGTACATCCAATGCTGGTTCGCATAGGGCTGCTGGATTGGGTGGCACGGCGCAGAGAGCAACCTGATGACAAGCTCTTCCCGGAAGTTGGACTGGACGTATTTCAGGCCGAAAGCCCCACATTCTCGAAACGCTTCCGGAGCGACTTGAAGTATTTCGAGCTGGGGGAGCGTCGGGACAAGCTCTCCTTCCACAGCTTCCGTCACACCTTCAAGCGCGCCCTCGATCGCGCGGCGGTCCCAGAGCAGGAAAAAGACGAACTATGCGGCTGGGCGAGAGGGAAGAAGATCGGGCGCCGTTATGGCAGTGGGCTGGAGGCCGATGTGCTCAAACCCCACCTTGAGAAGGTGGTCTATGATCTCGATCTCACCCACCTCCTAAGCCATTCGCGATTGTGTGACTGA